In Oceanispirochaeta sp. M1, the following are encoded in one genomic region:
- a CDS encoding sugar ABC transporter substrate-binding protein: MKRLTTLLLSILFLFASLLPLTASGQKDADPGQKTLAVCLPGSVEFFSVQKKGMDKAAAEFGIKLIYSDAEWDAAKQLSQVENFVARGVDAVMLCAADNQALLPAVQLCNENSIPLFTFTNTLGADPNGQVDGIETFIGINEISLGHLMGEMAESLLGDKDANIVLIEGNPGTAPQRMRTEGFMEYVDKHSNWNVVYQQAIPGWTKEGALAAVEAVLQSGEKIDLISCQWYNAAAAAAKAIDESGKTDKIYITGLEFSKELIPMINDGKVDMTSNYFIEGAGYTVIETANKYFNGETIPLFIPLEAYIVDINNVDSVTPEL, from the coding sequence ATGAAACGACTTACAACTTTATTACTTAGTATTCTTTTTCTTTTTGCTTCTCTGCTGCCCCTTACTGCATCAGGTCAGAAAGATGCTGATCCCGGTCAGAAGACTCTGGCGGTATGTTTGCCTGGAAGTGTTGAATTCTTCTCTGTACAGAAAAAAGGTATGGATAAAGCTGCTGCTGAGTTCGGTATTAAACTTATCTATTCAGATGCAGAGTGGGATGCTGCAAAACAGCTCAGTCAGGTAGAGAATTTTGTTGCCAGAGGTGTTGATGCTGTGATGCTTTGTGCTGCTGATAATCAGGCTCTGCTGCCGGCGGTACAACTCTGTAATGAAAATTCTATTCCACTTTTTACCTTTACCAATACTCTTGGTGCTGATCCTAATGGTCAGGTCGATGGAATTGAAACATTTATCGGTATCAATGAAATCTCATTGGGTCATCTGATGGGTGAAATGGCAGAGTCCCTTCTGGGAGATAAGGATGCCAACATTGTACTGATTGAAGGTAATCCCGGTACTGCTCCTCAGAGAATGAGAACAGAAGGTTTTATGGAATATGTTGATAAGCACAGCAATTGGAATGTTGTTTACCAGCAGGCTATACCCGGATGGACTAAGGAAGGTGCTCTGGCTGCAGTTGAAGCAGTTCTTCAGTCTGGAGAAAAAATCGATCTGATCAGTTGTCAGTGGTACAATGCAGCCGCCGCAGCTGCCAAGGCTATTGATGAATCCGGTAAAACAGACAAGATCTATATAACCGGACTGGAATTTTCAAAAGAACTGATTCCTATGATCAATGACGGTAAAGTTGATATGACTTCCAACTACTTTATTGAAGGCGCCGGTTATACCGTAATCGAAACTGCAAATAAATATTTTAACGGAGAGACAATTCCCCTCTTTATCCCTCTTGAGGCATACATAGTTGATATTAATAATGTTGACTCTGTAACTCCTGAGCTCTAA